From one Salinimonas iocasae genomic stretch:
- a CDS encoding redoxin family protein: MSILTKSTVHKKLATDTLFWGMVIGFLASRITFVIALWDVYQNDWFAILDIRDGGFNQAVGWFAGIIFIMIRARGNRKLMSAYLKSALFTGVIIFPLFLFNTLISSQNAVTSVDVVTAQGRPHVVNTQTGKPLIVNFWASWCPPCRREMPILQDAQQKHDAVQFVFINQKESPEKARQFLESQQITIKNSYFDFSGKSSAQLGAYGLPTTLFFNADGELVDSHMGELSQATLQHYLVPLLNDLNK, from the coding sequence GTGAGTATTCTTACAAAGTCAACCGTCCACAAAAAGCTTGCTACCGACACGTTATTTTGGGGCATGGTTATTGGCTTTCTTGCATCCCGTATAACGTTCGTTATTGCATTGTGGGATGTTTATCAAAATGATTGGTTTGCAATACTTGATATCAGAGATGGTGGCTTTAATCAGGCTGTTGGCTGGTTTGCAGGAATTATCTTCATCATGATTCGGGCTCGCGGCAATCGTAAACTGATGTCTGCATATCTTAAATCTGCACTGTTCACTGGCGTAATCATTTTCCCGCTTTTTTTATTTAATACTTTAATCAGTAGTCAAAATGCTGTGACGAGTGTGGATGTAGTCACAGCACAAGGTAGGCCACATGTAGTGAACACCCAGACGGGAAAGCCACTAATCGTTAACTTTTGGGCTAGCTGGTGTCCACCCTGTCGTCGGGAAATGCCTATTCTGCAAGATGCGCAGCAAAAACACGACGCCGTTCAATTCGTCTTCATAAATCAAAAAGAATCGCCTGAAAAAGCCCGCCAATTCTTAGAGAGTCAACAAATAACGATAAAGAACAGCTATTTCGACTTTTCCGGTAAATCGTCTGCGCAATTAGGTGCCTATGGCCTTCCCACTACGCTGTTTTTTAATGCTGATGGCGAGCTTGTCGACAGTCACATGGGGGAGCTGTCACAAGCCACATTGCAACATTATTTAGTGCCCCTGTTGAATGATTTGAACAAGTAA
- a CDS encoding response regulator transcription factor translates to MNILLVEDDAVIADAICVYLGHSVMQVTHAATISEAKHYLTTCLFDMCLLDIALPDGSGTSLIKFARKRNQDLPIILLTAKDALDDKIQGLNAGADDYVTKPFDFEELMARIHSVYRRSTRQLDSFLRHGNLHYDLANKEVKLKDERLTLSASELRLLTAFLSNSNRILSENQLKDYLYGVDEDVSSNALNVHLFNLRKKVGKNIIITERGLGFRLASVEEQNQ, encoded by the coding sequence ATGAATATATTACTTGTAGAAGATGATGCTGTTATTGCAGATGCAATATGCGTCTATCTGGGCCATTCGGTTATGCAGGTTACTCACGCTGCTACCATCTCTGAAGCAAAGCACTACCTAACCACATGCCTGTTTGACATGTGCCTGCTGGATATAGCGTTGCCCGATGGTAGCGGAACTTCGCTTATAAAATTCGCCAGAAAACGTAATCAGGACCTCCCAATTATTCTTCTAACAGCAAAAGACGCGCTTGATGACAAGATTCAGGGGCTGAATGCCGGAGCAGATGACTACGTAACAAAGCCGTTTGACTTCGAAGAGCTTATGGCAAGAATCCATAGTGTTTACAGACGCTCTACCCGTCAGCTTGATAGCTTTTTGAGACACGGTAATTTGCACTACGACTTGGCAAACAAGGAAGTAAAGCTCAAGGACGAACGCCTGACTCTTTCAGCGTCAGAGTTAAGATTGCTTACTGCGTTTTTATCAAACTCCAATAGGATATTGAGTGAGAATCAGCTAAAAGACTATCTATACGGGGTGGATGAGGATGTGAGTAGCAATGCACTTAACGTTCACTTGTTCAACTTGAGAAAGAAAGTCGGTAAAAACATTATCATTACTGAGCGTGGACTTGGCTTTCGCTTAGCCTCAGTCGAAGAGCAAAACCAATGA
- the dsbG gene encoding thiol:disulfide interchange protein DsbG, whose amino-acid sequence MLKNTLLFLTIVKSGVAIASSVPEPLKFVEKQGGEVVDAFDAPSGFTGYIIDFRGNALTVYLTEDKQFLFTGKMLDSTGRDMGETALSAYITGPQSEKNWQALASSNWIPDGDKDAERVIYTFTDPNCPYCKKFWQQARPWVETGKVQIRHILVGILKADSFDKSAAILSAENPATALYQHESGNEIDVRAIASLSDSVKEKLNANHALMQSLGVSATPAIYYKDGNNAVSLQMGLPGKSQLEQIMGAGDDQ is encoded by the coding sequence ATGCTTAAAAACACCCTTTTATTTCTAACTATCGTAAAGTCCGGCGTGGCAATCGCATCATCAGTACCAGAGCCACTTAAATTTGTAGAAAAGCAGGGAGGTGAAGTTGTCGACGCGTTTGACGCGCCTTCGGGGTTTACTGGTTACATTATTGACTTCAGGGGGAATGCCCTGACCGTCTACCTGACTGAAGATAAGCAGTTTCTGTTCACAGGTAAAATGCTGGATTCGACGGGCCGCGACATGGGTGAAACAGCACTAAGTGCATATATAACTGGTCCGCAAAGCGAGAAAAACTGGCAGGCACTTGCCTCATCAAATTGGATCCCTGATGGTGACAAAGATGCCGAGAGGGTGATTTACACGTTTACCGATCCGAATTGTCCCTACTGTAAGAAGTTCTGGCAACAAGCCAGACCCTGGGTGGAAACCGGGAAAGTACAAATCCGACACATACTGGTGGGGATTCTAAAAGCAGATAGCTTCGATAAATCGGCTGCAATTTTAAGTGCAGAGAATCCCGCTACAGCACTATACCAGCACGAATCCGGTAACGAGATTGACGTTCGCGCCATTGCCTCACTGTCTGATAGTGTTAAAGAAAAGCTAAACGCCAATCATGCACTAATGCAAAGCTTGGGGGTCAGTGCGACGCCAGCTATTTATTACAAAGACGGCAATAATGCCGTTAGCCTCCAAATGGGTCTTCCTGGAAAATCACAACTCGAACAAATAATGGGCGCTGGAGACGACCAGTAA